DNA from Grus americana isolate bGruAme1 chromosome 6, bGruAme1.mat, whole genome shotgun sequence:
TCTCCAGGCCACTCCTCTGGCacctggggagggcaggagggacaTGAACGAGGCCAGGGAACCGGACAGGTTTCTCCCAAACCTGCAGGAGTTTCCCCATCCATGTGGGCCAAGCAAGAAGGGAACGCCCAGCCAACGCTGGCAGCACACAGTGATCTGCGGTGGGTTTGCTCCCCACTGAACGTCCCCcggcttttccagccccatgtTGTCCCAGGCCACGCgtggctgcaggaccctcccgggctgcagggaggaggggaactACACGAGCAGAGCCACCCAGGTAGACGTGGGTCAACATTAAATTCAGACATGAAACTCTGTTTTGATTCAGGGTTGTCAGAAAGGCTCGTTTCCACCAGAATACCAGAATGGACCCATTCCTGATGGTGTCCAGTTTCATTCTGCAAGCCGTTCTgaggtttttatttgcttttgacaTAGGATGAGTCTAAATGTCCAAATCTGAGTCTGAGTGACCACTCTCGGGATGGAAGCAAAGTTTTCCATCAGTTTGGATTAGGGTACGCTCGGGCAGCTGTACAGAAGAGCTACCTGACCTCAGAGGAACCAAGCAGAAGGTACCGTCTGTTTTCTTGgtgagcacagctctgctggagtTGATCCCCATTTTTCTCCATCCAGCCTTTAATGGAGTTTGCCCAAGTGAAGCAGAGCGGAGGACAACCTgagaaggagctgcagcccttgaCCTCTGCTAGGTAGAGCAGACTCATCAGGTCTGTGAAAACCTGTGTTTTGGCTGCGTGTGCAGATGCCATTGGGAAGagcttcctttccttccaggtTTCCCATGCTTTGGCTCCTCTCCTACACCTTTCTCTTGGTGGGGCAGTGGTTCAGCTGTCTGCTAGCTGGGACCAGCCAGGACTTGGGTGACCAGTGTCCAAGCAGAGCAGAACTCGCCATCCAGCTAGAAAAGGGCGACGTGAGTGTGGCGTGTACCTGCCAATCTCCTCTCTCCTAGGCACTCAACGGCTTCGTGCTGGTGGTGACATCGGAAGGACTGATATTTTACTCCTCGCATACGATTCAGGACTATCTGGGATTTCATCAGGTTGGTGGGACACCTCTGACTCGCTGTGGTGGATTTGCAGAGTGGATTTTTCCTTGGTGGTGGAGAATAGCCGCAAGTTCCCTGTGAGCAGGAAGCTCTACAGGGATCACAGGGTCTTGGAAAAGCGTGGGGCTTTTCCGTGGTCTTGTGAATTTGGACCCTGTGTTGCCTGACATGGTTGTGAGGAGGTGTCAAAGCAACTTGGCTAGCCCACAGATGCTTTCCACCAGCCACGTTGAAAGGCTGTGAGGTCCGTGGCCCCATTGTGTAATGCCATGGTGAGATGTCTGTGCCCTTGGGCACCCGCTCCTCTGGGTGACCCCTGGCAAATCCCATACAGCTCCAATGCTTTGTGGTTATCTGAGCACCCAAGTAACCTGGAAGGCACTGGGTCAGATTTATGGGGAAGCGGGACTTACCTACAGTCCTTTAGTTACTGGGTTTTGGTGTTGCTCTCACACAGCTGGCTTTCCCCAACATCTGGGGTAGATGAGGACTGTCCATCTGGGCAGAGGGAGCAAGTCCCAGAGCAGATGCCTGGTTCTCTTGGTAACAGTGTAGGGCTGTGgtggctttgctgctgtttggttCCCGAACTCACGTTTTCATCTCATCCTATAAGTCAGCACTAGGATTCTGAAGAACACCATGTTACGGGGATGAGCTTGTCAGAGTGGAGCTGTATTGTTGGTGCTAGTGGCTCTTTAGGATGTGGGAGAGGAGGTCTGGCCCAACATGGGCAAGGGGTCCTTAGAGCCAGATGTGCTGTCCGTTCCCACCAGCATCACCTCCGGTGGAAGGTGTCAAACCTCATTCAGCCAGGGAATTGTTGAGCACCAGGGAAATTGGGTGAGATACGGCCAACTGAGGCTGTGACAGGCTATATCCAGGTGGGACGTGAAAACTCGTGCCTGGGGGCTGGCCACAGAGCTCACgtgttgcttttttcctccagacaGATGTCATGCACCAGAGCGTCTTTGAGCTGATCCACACCGAGGACCAGGAGGAATTCAGGCGCAACCTCCACTGGGCACTCAACCCACCCCACGCTCCCGAGGATGAGTCTTCTGCAGAAGGTAAACgcaggctggcagccaggcaTCCTGGTGGGCACGAGATGCGTACCTCCCCACGTACGCCGGggagcccagctccctgccatCGCTTGCACAGGGCTTGCGTGCTTGTGGCTCAAGCCATGGCTTCAGCCAAACATCGTGGCTTTCCCTGAGTTTCTGTTGTACTCTGCAAACTGCCGCAGTCCCAGATGCTGGGAATCTCCAGCCCTTTCCCAGGACCTCCAGCCCTCGCTGGGCATCCTTCCTTGCTTTCCCAGTCCTTCTCTCCTACAGGGGGGAAGAGTCTCGGCTCTCCTGCTGTCACCTACAAGCCGGATCAGCTGCCCCCAGAAAACTCCTCCTTTCTGGAAAGGAGCTTCGTGTGCCGCTTTCGCTGCCTCCTGGATAATTCCTCCGGCTTCCTGGTGAGTACAGACCCACGCTGCGACCTCCACAGCAGGAGGGGTGCAGGCTCACCCCGAGGGGTCCATGCCACTGCTGGAGCATAAAAGTTGACCTTGAAAGACCCGGCATTCCTTTCTGCCATGTGCAGCACCTGCCTGTCTCAACGAGGAgatatttttgctggttttcataGGTTTGGTCTGTACCTACAACCTCTCCATGTGGGTTTTATTCCtctcttctcagaaatgctgaatcTTGAACAAAAGTGCTTTTCCTCTGCACATTTTGCCAGGTTTTTGTGTTAAAGGCATCTCTTAAGACCAAGTAGGTGGTgttcatccctcctcctcctctctgctgcaagATAATGGGGTTCTTACCTTCATAACCACAGGTGTAACAATGCTGTTTCTCTCTCATCCTGCTTCAGTTTGGAAAGTCAAAACGAAGAAGTAGTCCTGGTTGTCTGTTGTTTAGAAGCAACGCTATGATCACTGACGGGGCTGTGGTATCGCTCAGTTAACGTGCAAAGCAGCTCGTGCATCGCGCGATGCCCTGACGTGACCGCAACGTGTGCGCGGTCCTGCAGCTGCCTCGTGTCCCAGACCCAGCCCGGCAGTGAGTGGCCACAGGGGCAGAAGGCagtgggctgctgctgcggggagCTCGGCGTAGCATCATTTTGATCCTCCCTCTTATTTTAGTAGGGAGCACTGGGACAAGTGGCAAGCGATCATTTGCATCAGCTCTGCAGCGAGATGGCTTGCTTTCCAtgcagctctcctccctctctccacccAGTTTTCTGTGTGACACtgagcttttcttctcttcccaggCTTTAAACCTTCAAGGCAGGCTGAAATTCCTTCATGGGCAGAACAAAAGGTCTGAAGACGGGTCTGCACTGCCACCCCAGCTTGCTCTCTTCGCTATCTCCACCCCCTTGCAGCCCCCATCCATCCTGCAGATCCGAACCAAGAACATGATCTTCAGGACGAAGCACAAGCTGGACTTCACCCCCTTGGCGTGCGATGCCAAGTAAGCAGCGGAGCTGATTTGAGGGGCGATGCTGCGGGCTTCCAGCATGCCGGTCCATATCCTGCCTGGGTGATGTCCCACCCCAGCTCTGTCTCTGGGTGCGTTCTCGGTCTCTCGTAGGGGGAAGATCGTTTTGGGCTACACCGAGGCGGAGCTGCGGATGCGCGGCACCGGCTACCAGTTCGTCCACGCTGCCGACATGCTGTACTGTGCCGAGAACCACGTCAGGAGTAAGAGTCCCATCCCTGGTCGCTTGTGCTCACCTCTGAGGCTGATGAGCGAGCTGGGACTACGGGCAGCTCCATAGCATTGAGCACGGCAGCTCTTTCCCCGTAGGATGCTTTGCTTTACGCTTTGCTGTGATGCTCTTGTCACCGCAGAGAGCTGGGGGTGGAGCGTAGTGAGGGGTGTTTAGCCGGGATGGTGTCCCCTGCATGTGCCAGCCGCGCTGCTGCGGTGTCCCCACCTGCTTATCCCGGCTGGAAACGGCAGTGTCGCCGgaggcagccctgcctctgGTGTCGTGCTGGCAGCCCTCGGCACGCGTGCTTCCTCCCGGCAGTGATGAAGACGGGCGAGAGCGGCCTGACGGTCTTCCGCCTGCTGACGAAGGAGAATCGCTGGAAGTGGGTGCAGGCCAACGCACGGCTCGTCTACAAGAATGGCAAGCCCGAGTACATCGTTGTCACGCAGAGACCCCTCGTGTAAGTGCCGTCTGGGTCAGCCCAGGCTGAGGTGGGCTCAGGCTTTTTGGCTTTTTCCATCGGTGTGGGCTCTGCGACGCCCCAAGCAGGGCAAGATGTTCGATTTGTCAATGTACCGTAGGATACTGTTCGGCCACGGCCCCCTCTGCAAGGCCACTCTGCACGTACAGGGGAGTGCTGAGCAGTGCCCTGCACCTCACATCTCTGCCCCCGTGTCCCGGGCACTGGTCCAGACACACCCTGGGCAGACTGGTGactgctctccagcagctgtaGGGACGCGTGGGTGCAGGAACAGCGAGGACCTCAAACGTGGCAGCCATCTGGCAGCAGCCTGACATCCCTGTCCTGAGGGGTGGCTGCAGCACAGATGAGCAGGGCAAAGGTGTGACTTCTGTCTGGCAGAGCTCTGTTGCCCTTTGCATTTTAAGTATCCTCTTGGTTACGCTAAAGATGTGCGGTTTTATgtctgtatatataaaaatacgTGCGTGTGTATTTGTATTGTGTAAACGCATACGTAAATGTTTATGTGTGTGTGGTTCTGCTCGGTGCATGCATGCTGGTTCTAGCAAAGAGGCTTTGGCTTGCAGGAAATCGCAGTTGTCCATTGCAGAAGCACTTTGCGGGGTGTGTTTGTGCACACACAAGCCGCAgtctcctcttcctgccctgcagagatgaagaaggaggagagcaCCTTCGGAAACGGTCCATGCATCTTCCCTTTACCTTTGCTACAGGAGAGGCGCTCTTATACCAAAGCGCATACCCTCTCTCGGGCTTCCCTGACCCTTTCCAGAGCAAAGGGAAAACCAGCAAGTCCAAGAAGACCTCCCGCAGCCACGGAGGATGCTCCCAGAAGAATGGCGTTGACCCCAGTTCTCTGCTGGGCGCCGTGATGCGACAGGACAAGGCGGTGTATGCCTCGCATCCAGCTCCTGCACCTAACCactccttcagcagcagttcCTTGGGCCACCTCGAGGATGTGTCCTTGCTGGATGCAGGAAGAGATGCTTGGAGTATGGGCACTGCTCCCGTTTCTTCAAGGGGGAACAGCCTCAAAGAGGAGCTGGTGGATTTGCAGCAGGAGGACCCTCTCTTGGCCACCCTGGACTCGCTCTCAATTAAGAGTGACGAGAGCTGTTCCAACAACGAGTTCTTCAGTGTGCTGGAGGGCCTGGGGTTGAATGCTGAGGACCtagagctcctgctgctggatgaGAAAATGGTGATGGTCAATATGGACCCTGACCGCGCCCCGTCCCTGAACGACTGCCTCGCCAGCAACGAGGTTCTCTCCTACATCCACACCACTCTGGTGAACAAGCACGAGGGAGGACAACAGGTCTGtcccctgccaggcacatccccgaGCCCACGTGGAGGCACCTCTACGTTCCAGGCCCACGGGGAGAACGAGGACTCGCAGTACCTGCCCCAGCACGTGGTGCAGCCCGGCATTGCCCTGGGCCAGCCCCCCGCTCCGCTGTGGGAACAGCCCCCCCACGCTGTGCCGGGGCGGCAGCCCCCGCTGCTGCGGGAGCCAGCCGAGGAGGACGAGCCAGCCGATGGCTCGCGGTGGAggccagctggggaggagggtctGCTTGGTTTCCTCCAGCCGGTGTGGGGCACCCCGTGGGACAAGGCGCCCAGCTCCCCGCCAGCAGCCCCCTGCCCGCAGGAGCcacccagggctgggcagctggaGGGTGGCTTCCCTGCCACGCGTCCCACCCAAGAGGACGCTCGCCGGtccttctccctgcccagccagTGCCAGGGCCACGTGGGACCACCCAGCCAGCCGAAACACCGTCACTTGCTGGTGAACGGGTTGTgcggccccagccccgaccCCGCTCCACAcctccttcccagcagcagccccagcccgtgGCAGGACTACGTTTCCCCGCtcctggggtccccagcccagcctgggttTTATGGTGTCAGCCAAGACTTGATCTCCCAGCACCAAGGCTGCTTGCGTCCAGGGCCCGGCGCGCCGGCGGCACACTTCAACCTGAACGGATTATGCAGCATGGAAACTGCGGGCAGCGGGGGGTCCCAGGACGAGATGGCTCCATACTCCagtttccccccctcctcctcatACCAGCTTATTCCCGAGAAGCAGCCGAGCCCTGTTCCCTCTGTGCCCCAGCACCCTTTTCCAAGCTCAGCTGCAGGGTGCTTTGGGAGCATCGGCAGCCCCATGGAGACCCCCGTGAGCTCCTTCGGGACGTACGCCTCCGCGCTGAGCCAGGAGAGCAGGCACAGGGTAAGGGCCTTTCTCCGCTCTCGTGCTCGGTATCTTCTGTGCTGGTATTTCCTGGGGGTCTCAGCACAGGGAGGGACGCACGGTCTGGTCGGCAGACAGGAGTCGCCTTGCTCCAGCTGGTGCATGGTCAGAAGGGAAGACATCAGGAGCTTTTCATTGCACCAAGAGTTAAAGGGCAAAAGACCAGAGTGTGGGTTCTTCCCTTTAGAAGGCGGCTGTCTCTAGGTCTAATTTCCATGTGGTTTGTTTAATTGCCATTTCTGTACAGGGAGTAATTCCAGCCATGAGCTGGTAAGCTTTGATGGGTGGTACAAAGCACGTGTGAGATGAAGATCTTCTGTACGATAAGGTCTTTCCTTTGTGGAAATGTCCCCTGGCCTGTGCACAACCCCTGTGGAGAGCCCATCCAGCTGCTGCTAGCCCTCCGGCTTCTCAAGGCAAGGTCTGCAGCACTGGGTCTGAGAGTCACGGTGCCCTTCAGGGCTGTCCTCACAAGTGTTTGGGGAGGGTGTAGGGAGTGAAAGCTGCCTGGCCCTTCACCTATCCGTGATGCAGATGCCATGCATGTCTGTAAGGACCATCAACTttctgggctggggctggtagGATGGAGAGCTGGTCTAGGTCCTGGAGGAGCCCATCTCTGCAGTGATGCTTCCCCAGCCTGTGACACCACCAGGCTGGGTGAGATGTCTGGGGTGGGTCTGTCCTGCCTCCTTGCTTGTCCTGCCTCCTTGCTTGTCCTGCCCTGGCTGATTACTGTCCCCAGGGCAGATTGTTCCTCCGTGCCAGACATCCTCTGCTACTGGAAGGGTGCCCTGTTGTCTCACAGGGATCTCTCTGTTAACCTCTGGGGCCATCAGATCCTGTCAAAGcatcttctgcttcttcctgaAGGCCATACCCTGCACCTCGGGTCCTCCCATTCTCCATCTCCTCCAACTCAATACACCAGGTACCTTCTAGCTCTGTTGAAGACCTTGACTCTGGTCTTGCCTGGAGGTCTGGGAGGTTGTAGGACCAGTGAAGAACAGACCCAACACATCTCTAGAGCTTGGTGGACGCCTCATGTGGCTGGCATGTTTTTGGCTAGCCAGGAGGAGTCCAGCAAGGGTGCAAGATCCAGGTGCTTGCTTCAGATGCAGTCCAGGTGCCTGCAGTTTACAGGCAGGTTTCATGAGTGAGCTGCGGGTCAGGCTCTGCAAAGGTCAATTGGCAGGTCAGGAGGTGaaaatgagcagcagctgaggaggtGGGAGGCACTTGCCCTCTATGTGCTTTCAGCCTCTTGTCAATGAAGAGATGGGTCGGCATTTGCAAGAGAGGACCTGGGGGAAGGCGTGGGGATGTGTACGAGGTCACTGCTAAGCCCTTGTACCACCGGGGGTGGTAGGGCAGGAGCAGacctgctccccctcctgccagccTCCTCCGGGCATCAGCCTGACCGGCACCAGTAAAACGCTGCAAAATGCCTCAGcactctgttttctctctcttctcctaGCCCGAAAGCGGCTGTgttctgcccagctctgccatggGGGTCCCCGGAGACCCAGCTCCCCCCTGCCAGCCGCACCCCCGGGCAGAAGCGCTGCCAGATCACCCTCGTGCCTCCAGCGGTGATTTCTGTCTCTAGGAGAGGAGGACTGGAATGGACAAAGCGGGACTattccctggggaaggagctgcCGTCAAGTTGCGGATGACAAACCTTCCCCCTGCCACGCATGTCCTGCCATTGCTCTTGATGTTGTTTGCTTTGGCttagctggggttttttgcctttttttttaattattattattattttttttatcaactGCCCACCATCCTGCCCCTTCTGAGGCTCCATGTGTCGGTCCCGTGGAGGTGTCCCTGGCCTGGGGAGGGCAGTagcagggctggagggcagATTTCCCCAGGGCACGGGAGCAAGCCGGGCTGCGATGCGAGTCAGCCAGTGTCTTTATCTCATGGCGTGGAGGAGTTGTGCGGCTCTTGGTCAGTTGGAGGATCTCAGAGCACGTTTGTCACTCGCCGTCTCTCATCCTACCCACCCAatctccttgctcttctttcCCTGGTGGGGTGAGTGTCTGcccatcctgcctgcacatCTTACGGAGAGTCGACTTTGAAACGGTTGGGCCTTTTCTGGTTGCTGCTGTCTTTTAAACGGCATTCGGAGACTAACTGTtgctctggaaa
Protein-coding regions in this window:
- the LOC129207982 gene encoding aryl hydrocarbon receptor-like, producing MRRALPPPGPTMYAGRKRRKPVPRVVRPGPAEGGSSNPSKRHRERLNRELERLAGLLPFPEEVVAGLDKLSVLRLSAGYLRAKSFFSVALKNHGAKEAERDGDRGNGPAPGSAAVLEGELLLQALNGFVLVVTSEGLIFYSSHTIQDYLGFHQTDVMHQSVFELIHTEDQEEFRRNLHWALNPPHAPEDESSAEGGKSLGSPAVTYKPDQLPPENSSFLERSFVCRFRCLLDNSSGFLALNLQGRLKFLHGQNKRSEDGSALPPQLALFAISTPLQPPSILQIRTKNMIFRTKHKLDFTPLACDAKGKIVLGYTEAELRMRGTGYQFVHAADMLYCAENHVRMMKTGESGLTVFRLLTKENRWKWVQANARLVYKNGKPEYIVVTQRPLVDEEGGEHLRKRSMHLPFTFATGEALLYQSAYPLSGFPDPFQSKGKTSKSKKTSRSHGGCSQKNGVDPSSLLGAVMRQDKAVYASHPAPAPNHSFSSSSLGHLEDVSLLDAGRDAWSMGTAPVSSRGNSLKEELVDLQQEDPLLATLDSLSIKSDESCSNNEFFSVLEGLGLNAEDLELLLLDEKMVMVNMDPDRAPSLNDCLASNEVLSYIHTTLVNKHEGGQQVCPLPGTSPSPRGGTSTFQAHGENEDSQYLPQHVVQPGIALGQPPAPLWEQPPHAVPGRQPPLLREPAEEDEPADGSRWRPAGEEGLLGFLQPVWGTPWDKAPSSPPAAPCPQEPPRAGQLEGGFPATRPTQEDARRSFSLPSQCQGHVGPPSQPKHRHLLVNGLCGPSPDPAPHLLPSSSPSPWQDYVSPLLGSPAQPGFYGVSQDLISQHQGCLRPGPGAPAAHFNLNGLCSMETAGSGGSQDEMAPYSSFPPSSSYQLIPEKQPSPVPSVPQHPFPSSAAGCFGSIGSPMETPVSSFGTYASALSQESRHRPESGCVLPSSAMGVPGDPAPPCQPHPRAEALPDHPRASSGDFCL